The stretch of DNA TTCGGATGGACGACGCGGATTGGACCTGACAGCAGGATCTGCCAGACAGAAACCGCTACCTATGCAACGAGGATCCGGATCCGGCGAGGACGAAGTACCCAGTTCTTCCAGAACTCTCCATCCGATGGAGTAGGCATGTGCTGCGTCTACTCCCCCGCCACCGTCTCCACGACCTCGTCGCAGCGAGGTCAGATCGTGTCGTCGGATCGCTCGCCCTCCTACGCCGCCGACGCCCCGCTGCGCTCCGATGAGGGATTCGACGGCAGCGCGGCCAATCCCTCCCGCGCGAGGCGCGGGCGCGACGGCGGAGATGGCGAGCCCCCGCCGCTTTCCCCGGCCCCGAGCGTGAACGCTGACGGGAAATTCGACGGCAGGGCGGCCAAACGCCGTCGCGCGGAGTTCGGCGGCGGTGTCGGCGTTGACGACGCGGCGGCTCAGGACCACGGGGACCGCATCGGCGAACTCCCGGACGCGATCCTGCTGTGCATCCTCTCCTACCTCCCGCTCCGCGACGCCGCCCGTTCGACGGCGCTCTCTTCGCGGTGGCGGCGCCTGTTTGATCAGTACCTCCTGGACTTCAACGCGTGCCAGCCGTTCCCGCCGGAGGCGGGCCGCGGCTGCGACTGGTTCATCCGCGCCGTCGACTCCATCCTCGCCTCGCGCCGCCACATCCCCATCCGCAGCTTCCGCTTCGTGATGTACGGGCAGGGATTCCTCAATCGCATGGGCGTCGTCAGCGGCTGGTTCCCCGTCCTCGCGACCTGCGGTGTCCGAGAAGTCGACGTCGACATGTTGTACACAGTCTATAGGCCGACCCTCCCCGCGTCGCTCCTCCAGCTCGCCTCCCTCGAAACCCTAAGAGTGTGCTTCTGCGATCTTCCGAAGGAAGCGGAGGTGGACGCGCTGCGGCTCCCCGCCCTCAAGACGCTCCGCCTGTCCAATGTCCGAACCTCCCAGGACGCCCTGCAGGCGATGCTTGCTCATTGCCCGTCCCTGGAGTGCGCAAAGCTCAAGAACATCACCGGGGTCAAGCAAATCCGCCTCCGGTCCAAGAGCCTGGTGCGGCTGTACGGCGACTTGGGCGACTTGAGTGAGCTCGTTGTCGAGGACGCCCCGAGCCTTGAAGAACTGGTGGGCATCCATTTGCCGAGCGGCAGAGCAACGGTGAAAATTGTTTCCGCCCCCAAGCTGCAGGTGCTGGGATACTTGGGGAAGAACGTCGGGCCTCTCGTGCTGCGTGATACCGTTTTCGATGTAAATGCTTTGCCTTTTTCTACTGTTTGTTGCAGCTAAAACTCGGATGATATTTGCTTTGAAAGCAAGTATCTTTGCTTCCTATGACATGTTTTGCATATTGCAGGGAGGCATCTTGCAGTCCACTACCCTGATGTGCAGCGTGAAGACCTTGGCCATCCAAGTGCCCTTCTCAGAGAAGGGACGTACCACCTTCGTTGCTCAGTTGCTCAAATGCTTCCCATGCCTTGAGGAGCTCCATGTCGAGGTGACCATTGCAGCTCAGCTCTCCTTAACCCCCAATCCACTTAGCTCTACCATCATACCATGCATTATTTGTTAATCATGGTCGACGTTTGCAGGCAGACAGTCGATCAATTTCACAGCGGGTTACTCCTGAATCATGGGACACGACAACTTCTATCCCGTGCATCGAGCATTCGCTCAACAAATTGGTGTTCGAGGATTTTGGAGGAGAAATGTGCCAGTGGGGCTTTCTGACTTTTATGCTTGAGATGGCTAAAACTCTTGAGGTCGTTGAGCTCTACTGTTTGAAAGGCGAAGACTGTGCCAGTAGACTAATAAACATTCTAAGCAGCATAAATAGAGTCTGCCAGGACATGGAGTTCCTCTTCTTCACAAGTTGTGAGCCAGTCAATGGTCTCTACTTGTGCCATTGCTGTCCCCGGCGGTGCCAGAATGAAAACAGAGTTTCGCTGATGGATACTCTGAAGCACCAGAAAAAATAGAAGGTGATTGCAATCTGAAAATCCATGTTGTCGTCGGATGCGCGTAAGTTGTGATCTTGTGTCAGAATCCGAGAACTGTTCATTTTAGTTTACTGGAATAGAAAAAGAATCTGCAGGCTGGATTGGCTGTACCGTAGCAGGCTGGTTGGCTGGAACTATTTTTGTTAGAACACAATTAGCTGGACTTCTTGTTGGATGTGTATCGCTGGTACTGTTTATAATATAATCATAGCATAATGGTTTAGCATTTTGGTATCTTTGCACCGTAGTTCAAGTTCATCTCCGACATTTGAATTTTCGAGGCCATGGCGTTCGAAATTAGAATTGCACGGAAAGTGCACCATGGAGAAAACGAGTGAATGCTATGCCTTTTGTCCCTCAACTTGTCGTGTTGCACAAATTTGATCCCAGACTTTGATTATGTagtatactactccctccgttctaaattacttgtcgcaggtatggatgtatctagatgtattttagttttagatacatccacttctgtgacgagtaatttggaacggagggagtagatgatCATGCGCGCTCTGCCGCACGAGGGACATGTACGTTTGATACCCTCTAGTCTATGCGTAGCTTTTCGATCGAATCAGGGCGTATAATACGGAGTTTAATTTCAGATTGGTTATTCGCGTGTGATATGTGGTTACAGTTATTCTATCTATGTTGTGCCCGTGGTGTTATTGCCTGAACATGCG from Triticum urartu cultivar G1812 chromosome 3, Tu2.1, whole genome shotgun sequence encodes:
- the LOC125544696 gene encoding FBD-associated F-box protein At4g10400-like translates to MCCVYSPATVSTTSSQRGQIVSSDRSPSYAADAPLRSDEGFDGSAANPSRARRGRDGGDGEPPPLSPAPSVNADGKFDGRAAKRRRAEFGGGVGVDDAAAQDHGDRIGELPDAILLCILSYLPLRDAARSTALSSRWRRLFDQYLLDFNACQPFPPEAGRGCDWFIRAVDSILASRRHIPIRSFRFVMYGQGFLNRMGVVSGWFPVLATCGVREVDVDMLYTVYRPTLPASLLQLASLETLRVCFCDLPKEAEVDALRLPALKTLRLSNVRTSQDALQAMLAHCPSLECAKLKNITGVKQIRLRSKSLVRLYGDLGDLSELVVEDAPSLEELVGIHLPSGRATVKIVSAPKLQVLGYLGKNVGPLVLRDTVFDGGILQSTTLMCSVKTLAIQVPFSEKGRTTFVAQLLKCFPCLEELHVEADSRSISQRVTPESWDTTTSIPCIEHSLNKLVFEDFGGEMCQWGFLTFMLEMAKTLEVVELYCLKGEDCASRLINILSSINRVCQDMEFLFFTSCEPVNGLYLCHCCPRRCQNENRVSLMDTLKHQKK